Proteins encoded together in one Scytonema millei VB511283 window:
- a CDS encoding response regulator — translation MELKRILLVEDSINDVELILTALAENHLGNEVVVVRDGEEALDYLYRRGVYRLRREGNPVVVLLDLKLPKIDGIEVLGQLKADRDLRTVPVVILTSSREERDLTRCYELGTNAYVVKPIDFHEFVGAIQGLGLFWAIINEPPPGSLSNARSDRPNQGIE, via the coding sequence ATGGAATTAAAGCGCATTCTCCTGGTGGAGGACAGCATTAACGACGTAGAGTTAATCCTGACTGCCCTAGCAGAAAACCATTTAGGTAACGAAGTCGTCGTTGTCCGCGATGGCGAAGAAGCTTTAGATTATTTGTACCGCCGAGGCGTGTATCGATTGCGTCGCGAAGGCAATCCCGTTGTGGTGCTACTCGATCTAAAACTACCTAAAATTGATGGGATAGAAGTTCTAGGGCAATTGAAAGCAGATAGAGATCTGAGAACCGTGCCTGTAGTGATTTTGACTTCTTCCCGCGAAGAACGAGACTTAACTCGCTGTTATGAATTAGGGACAAACGCTTATGTAGTTAAACCAATTGATTTTCATGAATTTGTGGGTGCGATTCAAGGTTTAGGGCTGTTTTGGGCAATTATTAACGAGCCACCACCTGGCTCGCTATCTAACGCTCGTAGCGATCGACCAAATCAAGGAATAGAATGA
- a CDS encoding hybrid sensor histidine kinase/response regulator: MMSLKFLILEDSILDAELITALLAESEIECESIQVKTRSEFQAALERGGFDLILSDYSLPGFDGISALVMARQLCPDVPFIFVTATMGEEVAIETLKGGATDYVLKQRLKRLIPAVERSLREAAERRARVIAEAELNRREEEFRALVENSPDIIARFDRDLRHLYVNPVVERATGLPPEMYVGKTHAEVGVSAEICTLWQSSLRQVFATQQADFFEYDFPASGNGIRYYQTRVVPEFDLDGTVQTLLAITRDITQSKLAEQALRAREAQLRQQAEELKRANQVKDEFLAVLSHELRSPLNAILGWAKLLRTRKFSPEIFNRALETIERNAQLQTRLIEDLLDISRIIRGKLTLNPQPVNLATVITNALETVGLSAQTKCIELVFEGAGSREQGVGSPEERQGEQGGQGSNSSHQPPATSHYQLPTTNYQLPIVLGDPSRLQQIVWNLLSNAIKFTPSGGRVTVELQLSNREQGAGSRGEKRAEGAVGRSPSRRMGAEGAKNNCQPSSRSVAPAFTINCQPSTNYAQISVTDTGIGISTEFLPHIFDYFRQADASITRSYGGLGLGLAIVRHLVELHGGTVCAESLGVGQGATFRVMLPLLENSEFGIRNSECEIRNSRTGGFSNPPLPIPDSRLNNIRVLVVEDDRDMREFLVLTLEEYGARLIVVDSAVAALEALEKSLPDILVSDIGMPATDGYTLIQKVRALPPEQGGQIPAIALTAYAREQDRDRAITAGFQIHLAKPVVPDKLVEAIGQLIS, from the coding sequence ATGATGTCACTCAAGTTTCTGATTCTAGAAGACAGCATACTGGATGCAGAACTGATTACTGCGTTACTCGCAGAAAGTGAGATTGAGTGCGAATCGATTCAAGTGAAGACCCGTTCGGAGTTTCAAGCGGCACTCGAACGGGGTGGGTTTGACTTGATTCTGTCTGACTATTCCTTACCTGGTTTTGATGGCATTTCTGCCCTGGTTATGGCTCGACAGCTTTGCCCAGACGTGCCATTCATTTTCGTCACAGCCACAATGGGCGAAGAAGTCGCAATTGAAACCCTCAAAGGGGGTGCAACTGACTACGTACTCAAACAACGCTTAAAGCGCCTAATTCCTGCCGTAGAGCGATCGCTACGCGAAGCAGCAGAACGCCGCGCCCGTGTAATTGCCGAAGCAGAACTCAACCGTCGCGAAGAAGAATTTCGGGCATTGGTGGAAAATTCTCCCGATATTATTGCTCGATTCGACCGAGATTTGCGTCATCTGTATGTAAATCCGGTAGTCGAACGAGCTACAGGCTTGCCACCCGAAATGTATGTTGGGAAAACTCATGCTGAAGTGGGTGTATCAGCAGAAATTTGTACGCTTTGGCAATCGAGTTTGCGCCAAGTATTTGCCACTCAACAAGCAGACTTTTTTGAATACGATTTTCCCGCATCGGGCAATGGCATTCGTTATTACCAAACGCGAGTCGTACCAGAATTTGATTTAGACGGTACGGTGCAAACTTTACTAGCAATCACCCGCGACATCACCCAGTCTAAACTTGCAGAACAAGCATTACGAGCGCGAGAAGCTCAACTGCGACAGCAAGCCGAGGAACTCAAACGGGCAAATCAAGTTAAAGACGAGTTTTTAGCCGTACTTTCCCACGAATTGCGATCGCCCCTCAATGCAATCTTGGGGTGGGCGAAATTATTACGAACTCGTAAATTCAGCCCTGAGATTTTTAACCGCGCCCTGGAAACGATCGAACGCAACGCCCAATTGCAAACTCGCTTGATTGAAGATTTGTTAGATATCTCGCGCATCATTCGCGGCAAACTCACCCTCAACCCCCAACCTGTCAATTTAGCAACAGTCATTACCAATGCTTTAGAAACCGTTGGTCTCTCAGCTCAAACTAAGTGTATCGAATTAGTTTTTGAGGGAGCAGGGAGCAGGGAGCAGGGAGTCGGGAGTCCAGAAGAGAGACAGGGAGAACAAGGGGGACAAGGAAGCAATTCTAGCCACCAGCCACCAGCCACTAGCCACTACCAACTACCAACTACCAACTACCAACTACCAATAGTCTTAGGAGATCCGAGTCGGTTGCAGCAGATTGTTTGGAATCTCCTTTCCAATGCAATCAAATTCACTCCATCCGGCGGGCGCGTAACAGTAGAATTACAATTATCAAATAGGGAGCAGGGAGCAGGGAGCAGGGGGGAGAAGAGAGCTGAGGGAGCTGTAGGGCGAAGCCCTTCTCGAAGAATGGGAGCTGAGGGAGCAAAAAACAACTGTCAACCGTCTTCACGTAGTGTAGCGCCAGCGTTTACCATCAACTGTCAACCGTCAACCAACTACGCCCAAATCTCAGTCACAGACACCGGAATTGGCATTAGTACCGAATTTCTGCCCCATATATTCGATTACTTTCGGCAAGCAGATGCGTCGATTACGCGCAGTTATGGCGGTTTAGGTTTGGGTTTAGCAATAGTACGTCACTTGGTAGAACTGCATGGGGGAACAGTCTGCGCCGAAAGTCTAGGAGTCGGACAGGGAGCGACATTTAGAGTTATGTTACCCCTGCTGGAGAATTCAGAATTCGGAATTCGGAATTCGGAATGCGAAATTCGTAACTCCCGTACGGGCGGGTTTTCAAACCCGCCCCTACCGATTCCCGACTCCCGACTCAATAACATCCGAGTCCTAGTCGTAGAAGACGATCGCGACATGCGAGAATTTTTAGTGCTGACTCTAGAAGAATATGGGGCGCGGTTAATCGTAGTTGATTCGGCAGTAGCAGCACTAGAAGCGCTGGAAAAATCGCTACCAGATATCCTAGTCAGCGATATTGGAATGCCAGCTACAGACGGCTATACATTGATCCAGAAAGTTAGGGCATTACCTCCAGAACAAGGCGGACAAATTCCCGCGATCGCCCTCACAGCATATGCTAGAGAACAAGACCGCGATCGCGCCATAACAGCAGGTTTCCAAATTCATCTTGCCAAACCAGTCGTTCCCGATAAATTAGTAGAGGCGATCGGGCAATTAATCAGTTAA
- the purL gene encoding phosphoribosylformylglycinamidine synthase subunit PurL produces the protein MPAAPFSIEEIAAEGIKPEEYEEIVKRLGRHPNKAELGMFGVMWSEHCCYKNSRPLLKQFPTTGKRILVGPGENAGVVDLGDGLQLAFKIESHNHPSAVEPFQGAATGVGGILRDIFTMGARPIALLNSLRFGSLDDARTRQLFNGVVAGISHYGNCVGVPTVGGEVYFDPAYSGNPLVNVMALGLMETPEIVKSGASGTGNPVLYVGSTTGRDGMKGASFASAELSEESEQDRPAVQVGDPFLEKSLIEACLEAFKTGIVVAAQDMGAAGITCSTSEMAAKGGVGIEFDLDKIPVRETGMVPYEYLLSESQERMLFVAHKGREQELIEIFHRWGLHAVVAGTVIEEPIIRILFKGKVAAEIPANALAENTPLYQRELLSEPPEYARKAWEWKAESLPTCTISGIEIQGHSQTWNQILLTLLDTPTIASKRWVYRQYDHQVQNNTVVFPGGADAAVVRLRPLEEFKSQKLKVKNNSEFRTPNSEFSKGVAATVDCNPRYVYLDPYEGAKAVVAEAARNLSCVGAEPVAVTDNLNFGSPEKPIGYWQLAEACRGLAEACQEFQTPVTGGNVSLYNETFDSEGKPQPIYPTPVVGMVGLIPNLSKTRTQGWQTEGDLIYLLGLPIAFQISNPKSQIGLGASEYLATIHGIVAGKPPQVDFDLERRVQATCREGIQQSWVNSAHDVAEGGLTVALAEACISTGLGAEINLGLTEDLPQRWDEILFGEGGARILVSVSPQHQPAWESYLTEQLGDNWQKLGRVGSPTQELQVFTTDRQMIITATIEMMRDRFFNAIERRLSDSATLPS, from the coding sequence ATTCCTGCCGCACCTTTTTCCATTGAAGAAATCGCTGCTGAAGGCATTAAGCCGGAAGAATACGAAGAAATTGTCAAAAGACTGGGACGACACCCTAATAAAGCAGAGTTAGGCATGTTTGGTGTGATGTGGTCGGAACATTGCTGTTACAAAAATTCTCGACCGCTATTAAAACAGTTTCCTACCACTGGTAAACGCATCCTGGTAGGACCAGGTGAAAATGCAGGTGTTGTCGATTTGGGTGATGGGCTGCAACTGGCTTTTAAAATTGAATCGCACAATCACCCCTCAGCCGTGGAACCATTTCAAGGGGCTGCAACTGGAGTCGGAGGCATTCTAAGAGATATTTTTACGATGGGGGCGCGTCCCATTGCCTTGCTTAACTCTCTGCGTTTTGGTTCCTTAGATGATGCTCGTACTAGACAGCTATTCAATGGTGTGGTAGCAGGAATTTCTCATTACGGTAACTGTGTGGGAGTCCCCACAGTCGGGGGAGAAGTCTATTTCGACCCGGCATACTCTGGTAATCCCTTGGTCAATGTGATGGCATTAGGATTGATGGAAACGCCGGAAATCGTCAAATCGGGAGCATCTGGTACTGGTAACCCAGTTTTATATGTTGGTTCCACCACAGGACGCGATGGGATGAAAGGGGCGAGTTTCGCTAGTGCAGAATTGAGCGAAGAGTCAGAACAAGATCGTCCCGCCGTGCAAGTGGGCGATCCGTTTTTAGAAAAATCTTTAATTGAAGCTTGTTTAGAAGCATTTAAAACTGGAATTGTCGTTGCAGCCCAAGATATGGGTGCAGCAGGGATTACCTGTTCGACATCCGAAATGGCAGCTAAAGGCGGGGTAGGAATTGAATTCGATCTCGATAAAATTCCCGTGCGCGAGACGGGTATGGTTCCCTATGAATATCTGCTCTCGGAATCTCAGGAACGGATGTTATTTGTCGCCCATAAGGGTAGAGAACAGGAATTAATCGAAATTTTCCATCGTTGGGGACTTCATGCTGTCGTAGCTGGTACGGTAATTGAGGAGCCAATTATCAGAATCTTATTTAAAGGCAAGGTAGCTGCTGAAATTCCTGCTAACGCATTGGCAGAAAACACACCCCTCTACCAGCGAGAATTATTGAGCGAACCACCAGAATACGCTCGTAAAGCTTGGGAGTGGAAGGCTGAATCTCTACCAACCTGTACCATTTCTGGAATTGAAATTCAAGGTCACAGCCAAACTTGGAACCAGATATTGCTAACTTTACTCGATACCCCAACGATCGCCTCTAAACGTTGGGTCTATCGTCAGTACGACCACCAAGTACAAAACAACACAGTCGTATTTCCTGGTGGTGCAGATGCCGCAGTTGTCAGATTGCGCCCATTAGAAGAATTCAAAAGTCAAAAGTTAAAAGTCAAAAATAATTCCGAATTCCGAACTCCGAATTCCGAATTCTCCAAAGGCGTAGCCGCCACAGTCGATTGCAACCCTCGCTACGTCTACCTCGACCCTTATGAAGGTGCAAAGGCAGTTGTTGCAGAAGCCGCCCGTAATTTAAGCTGTGTGGGGGCGGAACCAGTTGCGGTGACAGACAACCTCAATTTTGGTAGCCCTGAAAAACCAATTGGTTATTGGCAACTTGCAGAAGCTTGTCGCGGTTTAGCAGAAGCCTGCCAAGAATTTCAAACCCCCGTGACTGGTGGTAATGTCTCCCTGTACAACGAAACCTTCGACTCCGAAGGCAAGCCACAACCAATCTACCCTACTCCCGTTGTCGGGATGGTGGGCTTAATTCCAAACTTATCGAAAACCCGCACTCAAGGCTGGCAAACCGAAGGAGATTTGATCTATCTGCTAGGATTGCCGATCGCATTCCAAATTTCAAATCCCAAATCCCAAATCGGACTTGGTGCATCCGAATATCTCGCTACAATTCACGGCATAGTCGCCGGAAAGCCACCCCAAGTAGACTTTGACCTCGAACGGCGCGTTCAAGCTACCTGTCGAGAAGGCATTCAACAAAGTTGGGTCAACTCAGCGCACGACGTTGCTGAAGGTGGGTTGACAGTCGCCCTTGCCGAAGCCTGCATCAGTACTGGATTAGGTGCTGAAATTAACCTGGGGTTAACCGAAGATTTACCGCAACGCTGGGATGAAATTTTATTTGGTGAAGGTGGGGCGCGAATTTTGGTTTCCGTCTCACCACAACATCAACCAGCATGGGAATCTTATTTAACAGAGCAACTCGGAGATAACTGGCAAAAACTCGGTCGTGTCGGCAGTCCTACTCAAGAATTGCAGGTTTTCACAACCGACAGACAGATGATTATAACCGCTACGATTGAGATGATGCGCGATCGCTTTTTCAACGCTATAGAACGGCGGCTATCTGACTCAGCTACCCTGCCTAGCTAA
- the purF gene encoding amidophosphoribosyltransferase has translation MQDVSHSMDVRSLHPSEPSDKQEEACGVFGIYAPAEDVAKLTYFGLYALQHRGQESAGIATFDGTTIHLHKEMGLVSQVFNESILQQMPGRMAVGHTRYSTTGSSRVVNAQPAVVETRLGSLALAHNGNLVNTKALREELLQRQCNFNTTTDSEAIAFAIAEAVNDGKDWLDGAITAFKRCHGAFSLVVGTTAGLMGVRDSNGIRPLVIGTLGSNPHRYVLASETCGLDIIGAEYLRDVEPGELVWITEAGIASYHWAQQPQRKLCIFEMIYFARPDSVMHNESLYTYRLRLGRQLAKESFVEADMVMGVPDSGIPAAIGFSQASGIPYAEGLIKNRYVGRTFIQPTQMMRESGIKMKLNPLKDVLAGKRVIIVDDSIVRGTTSRKLVKTLREAGATEVHMRISSPPVTHPCFYGIDTDNQDQLIAATKSVEDIAKQIEVDSLAYLSWEGMLLATGEDPNSFCSACFTGDYPVAVPEPLKRSKLMLEKSSV, from the coding sequence ATGCAGGATGTAAGTCACAGTATGGACGTGCGATCGCTTCATCCCTCAGAACCCTCTGACAAGCAAGAAGAAGCTTGCGGCGTTTTCGGCATTTACGCACCCGCAGAGGACGTTGCCAAACTAACTTACTTCGGTCTGTACGCCCTACAACACCGAGGGCAGGAGTCAGCCGGAATTGCAACGTTTGACGGCACGACAATACACCTACACAAAGAAATGGGGCTGGTTTCCCAAGTCTTCAACGAGTCGATTCTGCAACAAATGCCTGGTAGGATGGCAGTCGGTCACACCCGTTACTCTACTACTGGTTCTAGTCGGGTGGTGAACGCCCAGCCTGCGGTGGTCGAAACTCGCTTGGGTAGTCTTGCTTTAGCACATAACGGCAATTTAGTCAACACTAAAGCTCTGCGCGAAGAATTACTTCAGCGGCAGTGTAACTTTAATACGACGACAGACTCAGAAGCGATCGCCTTTGCGATCGCCGAAGCAGTTAACGATGGCAAAGATTGGTTAGATGGCGCAATTACCGCTTTTAAACGCTGCCACGGCGCTTTTAGTTTAGTGGTTGGGACGACCGCAGGACTAATGGGAGTGCGCGACTCGAACGGCATTCGTCCGCTTGTCATCGGCACGTTGGGTAGCAATCCCCATCGCTACGTTCTCGCTTCTGAAACCTGCGGGTTAGATATTATTGGTGCAGAATACCTGCGAGATGTAGAACCAGGCGAACTGGTATGGATTACTGAGGCAGGCATAGCCTCCTATCACTGGGCGCAACAACCCCAGCGCAAACTATGCATCTTTGAGATGATTTACTTTGCCCGTCCAGATAGCGTCATGCACAACGAAAGCTTGTACACCTATCGCTTGCGGTTGGGCAGACAACTGGCAAAAGAGTCTTTTGTAGAAGCAGATATGGTCATGGGCGTACCTGATTCTGGTATCCCCGCCGCAATTGGCTTTTCTCAAGCCTCTGGGATTCCCTATGCCGAAGGGTTGATTAAAAATCGCTATGTTGGTCGCACCTTCATCCAACCAACCCAAATGATGCGCGAGTCAGGCATCAAAATGAAACTGAATCCCCTCAAAGATGTCCTAGCTGGAAAACGAGTCATCATCGTCGATGATTCCATCGTGCGCGGTACAACCAGCCGCAAACTCGTCAAGACACTACGCGAGGCGGGTGCAACAGAAGTGCATATGCGAATTTCTTCCCCTCCCGTAACCCATCCCTGTTTCTACGGTATTGACACGGATAATCAAGACCAGTTGATTGCCGCGACGAAATCAGTCGAAGACATTGCCAAACAAATTGAAGTCGATTCCCTTGCCTACCTCAGTTGGGAAGGAATGCTGTTAGCCACAGGAGAAGACCCTAACAGTTTCTGTTCGGCTTGTTTTACAGGCGATTATCCCGTCGCCGTACCCGAACCCCTGAAGCGTTCTAAGTTGATGCTAGAAAAATCGTCGGTTTGA
- a CDS encoding alpha/beta fold hydrolase: MITPQLASTASIEKQIWHWQGYKIQYTVMGEGNPLMLVHGFGASIGHWRKNIPALAAGGYRVFAIDLLGFGGSDKPALNYTMEVWQELLKDFWTEHIQKPTVFVGNSIGALLSLMTVANHPEIAAGGILINCAGGLSHRPHELNPPLRVVMSAFNRLVRSQITGKIIFNRVRQKPQIRRTLLQVYRNREAVTDELVDILHAPSCDPGAQQVFASILAAPPGPTIAELLPNVQHPLLVIWGADDPWTPITGAKIFQQVKEKGHNVEIVPIPNAGHCPHDEVPELVNKQILEWLNS; the protein is encoded by the coding sequence GTGATTACTCCGCAGCTAGCATCGACGGCATCTATCGAGAAACAGATTTGGCACTGGCAAGGCTATAAGATTCAATATACCGTTATGGGCGAGGGTAATCCCTTGATGCTCGTACATGGCTTCGGTGCTTCGATTGGTCACTGGCGCAAGAATATCCCTGCATTAGCGGCAGGGGGTTATCGAGTTTTTGCGATCGACTTACTCGGTTTTGGTGGTTCTGATAAGCCAGCTTTGAATTACACGATGGAAGTATGGCAAGAACTACTAAAAGATTTTTGGACGGAACACATTCAAAAGCCTACAGTATTTGTCGGTAACTCCATTGGGGCGCTGCTAAGCTTGATGACAGTTGCCAACCATCCAGAAATAGCTGCTGGGGGAATTTTAATTAACTGTGCGGGGGGGTTGTCTCACCGTCCCCACGAACTCAATCCACCTTTACGAGTGGTGATGTCGGCGTTTAATCGCTTGGTGCGTTCTCAAATTACAGGAAAAATCATTTTCAATCGGGTTCGCCAAAAACCCCAGATTCGCCGGACTTTACTTCAGGTTTACCGCAACCGAGAAGCCGTAACAGATGAACTCGTAGATATTTTACATGCGCCTTCCTGTGACCCGGGAGCGCAACAAGTATTTGCTTCTATTTTGGCTGCGCCTCCTGGTCCAACCATTGCAGAACTTTTACCGAATGTCCAGCATCCTCTCTTGGTGATTTGGGGTGCGGACGATCCTTGGACACCAATTACTGGTGCTAAGATTTTTCAACAAGTAAAGGAGAAGGGACACAATGTTGAGATTGTTCCCATTCCTAATGCTGGTCATTGTCCTCACGATGAAGTTCCAGAATTGGTCAACAAACAAATCTTAGAATGGCTTAATAGTTAA
- a CDS encoding dienelactone hydrolase family protein: MNRRDLLILSAGVATTPLLVQTGTGNAQTKPTAKGETVTLGKDLQGYYVRPQGSGTFPAIMVFMEAFGLNPNIKNVCDRFAQAGYVALAPDFYHGDVFDYKDLQGAVAKLKSLNDDTVMAEVGQGLDFLAKRKEVAADRIGVTGFCMGGRYTFLANAVHADRFQAAVSFYGSGIGVAKIGRKPLLDRVPAMRSPIMLVYGADDEMIAADEHARITEALSQAKKRYILTVFPNAGHGFLSDRRDSYAAAPAKEAWEMTMNFFQRYLK, translated from the coding sequence ATGAACAGACGCGATTTATTGATTTTATCTGCTGGTGTCGCTACTACACCTCTACTGGTACAAACAGGAACGGGAAATGCTCAAACCAAACCTACAGCCAAAGGCGAAACGGTTACTTTAGGTAAAGATTTACAGGGATATTACGTTCGTCCCCAAGGCAGCGGCACTTTTCCCGCCATCATGGTTTTTATGGAAGCATTTGGCTTAAACCCGAATATTAAAAATGTCTGCGATCGCTTCGCCCAAGCTGGCTATGTTGCCCTTGCCCCAGACTTCTATCATGGCGATGTTTTCGACTATAAAGATTTACAAGGAGCAGTAGCCAAACTGAAATCTTTAAACGACGATACTGTCATGGCTGAAGTCGGACAGGGATTAGACTTCTTAGCCAAGCGCAAAGAGGTAGCTGCCGATCGCATTGGCGTGACAGGTTTTTGTATGGGAGGCAGATACACGTTTCTCGCGAATGCCGTACATGCCGATCGCTTTCAAGCAGCAGTCAGTTTTTATGGTAGCGGCATCGGTGTAGCAAAAATAGGACGCAAGCCCCTACTAGATCGAGTCCCAGCCATGCGATCCCCTATTATGTTAGTTTACGGTGCGGATGATGAGATGATCGCCGCCGACGAACACGCCCGCATTACCGAAGCCCTTTCCCAAGCGAAAAAACGTTACATCCTCACCGTTTTTCCCAATGCCGGACATGGCTTTTTAAGCGATCGCCGCGATAGCTACGCCGCCGCCCCAGCCAAAGAAGCATGGGAAATGACTATGAATTTCTTTCAACGATATTTGAAATGA
- a CDS encoding IS110 family transposase translates to MEVIHPYCAGLDVQKKAVLACCITSNSKGERVSQTHSFNNKVPDLLALSDWLGSNGVTHIALDITGEDWKTVYHILEANFSVLVVNAQRIKDVPGRNTDTPDFEWLAELLRHGLIRNSFIHPVPQRDLRDLMRQRHFLVKERLHVVDRLYKVLESANVKLVSMVSDIMHISARALLVAIAEGETNTSNVSDIAIDLRQQQPQDSYFQPVRSHHRFLIANHLNHIDFLDRQIGIFNDKIAEYVQKRIVRITTSGTNQVQPSTHATANSVQTAKLIPSWEEALAAFLNGGRI, encoded by the coding sequence ATGGAAGTAATACACCCTTACTGTGCGGGTTTGGATGTCCAGAAAAAAGCTGTACTGGCGTGCTGTATTACCTCAAACTCAAAAGGAGAGAGGGTAAGTCAGACGCACAGCTTCAACAATAAAGTGCCGGACTTACTAGCTTTATCTGATTGGCTAGGAAGCAATGGCGTGACTCATATCGCATTGGATATTACTGGTGAAGACTGGAAAACGGTTTATCACATTCTGGAAGCTAATTTTAGCGTTTTAGTTGTCAATGCCCAGCGGATCAAAGATGTGCCAGGGCGTAATACCGATACGCCGGATTTTGAATGGCTAGCCGAATTGCTACGTCATGGTTTGATCCGCAACAGTTTTATTCACCCCGTACCGCAAAGAGACTTACGAGACTTGATGCGCCAGCGTCATTTCTTAGTCAAAGAACGCCTGCATGTGGTCGATCGCCTTTACAAAGTTTTGGAATCAGCCAATGTTAAACTCGTATCTATGGTTAGCGATATCATGCATATCTCTGCCCGTGCTTTACTAGTAGCGATCGCCGAAGGAGAAACGAATACTTCTAATGTCAGCGATATTGCGATCGATCTACGCCAGCAGCAGCCGCAGGATTCCTATTTTCAACCCGTGCGATCGCACCATCGGTTCCTAATTGCCAATCACCTAAATCACATTGATTTTCTCGATCGGCAGATTGGCATTTTTAATGACAAAATTGCTGAATACGTGCAAAAGCGGATCGTTCGCATCACAACTTCTGGCACGAACCAAGTACAACCATCCACACATGCTACTGCTAACTCCGTGCAAACTGCCAAACTCATACCCAGTTGGGAAGAGGCTTTAGCAGCTTTCTTGAATGGAGGTAGAATCTAG